A window from Solanum stenotomum isolate F172 chromosome 7, ASM1918654v1, whole genome shotgun sequence encodes these proteins:
- the LOC125870003 gene encoding glutathione S-transferase L1-like, producing MAFLIVQEVLPPTLDSTSQPPSLFDGSTRLYINYQCPYSQRVWITRNVKGLQDKIKLVPIDLKNRPDWYKEKVYPTNKVPSLEHNNKVIGESLDLVKYVDSNFEGPSLLPDDPEKRKFAEELIAYSDSTFVPEVYRSFAKDARTLAGAQFDYLEKALLKFDDGPFLLGQFSQVDIAYAPFIERFQVFMPEGFDYDITTGRHKLAKWIEEMNKLDGYKV from the exons ATGGCTTTCCT AATTGTACAAGAAGTTCTACCACCAACTTTGGATTCTACTTCCCAACCCCCATCTCTCTTTGATGGAAGTACCag GTTGTATATCAATTATCAATGCCCCTATTCTCAGCGTGTGTGGATTACCAGGAATGTTAAG GGTTTGCAAGACAAGATCAAGTTAGTTCCAATTGATCTTAAGAACAGGCCTGATTGGTACAAGGAAAAAGTTTACCCCACAAATAAG GTGCCATCCCTGGAGCACAACAACAAAGTGATAGGAGAGAGTTTGGATCTGGTTAAATATGTTGATAGTAACTTTGAAGGACCATCACTTTTGCCGGAT GACCCTGAAAAGCGAAAATTTGCTGAAGAATTGATAGCTTATAGTGATAGTACATTCGTCCCAGAAGTATACAGATCTTTCGCAAAAGATGCACGGACGCTGGCTG GGGCACAATTTGATTACCTAGAAAAAGCTCTCCTCAAATTTGACGATGGACCTTTCTTGCTCGGTCAATTCAGTCAG GTTGACATAGCATATGCTCCATTTATCGAAAGGTTCCAAGTTTTCATGCCAGAGGGGTTTGACTATGACATCACAACCGGGAGGCATAAACTAGCCAAATGGATTGAG GAAATGAACAAGCTTGACGGATATAAAGTTTAG
- the LOC125870004 gene encoding uncharacterized protein LOC125870004: protein MAKDSELWDIVLDGPFIPTTEVNDREITKVVQKIANSVEEFNCISASESAKEIWDCLKIAYEGTEQVKESKVDMLTTQYENFTINEGGTIHDMHTRFSSITNELRCLGEPIYPSKQVRKILRILPKSWASKVDAITKAKDLKVLMMDALKVTHEMNRNQDTSKKEVKKDKSLALKISPCEISSE, encoded by the exons ATGGCAAAAGACAGCGAGTTGTGGGACATTGTGCTAGATGGACCCTTCATCCCAACAACGGAAGTGAATGATAGAGAAATTACAAAAGTTGTTCAAAAGATCGCCAACA GTGTTGAAGAATTCAACTGCATCTCTGCTTCTGAATCGGCAAAAGAAATTTGGGATTGTCTGAAAATAGCTTATGAGGGCACAGAGCAGGTGAAGGAATCAAAGGTGGATATGCTAACCACCCAATATGAGAACTTCACAATAAATGAGGGGGGAACTATTCATGACATGCATACAAGATTCTCCTCCATAACCAATGAGCTACGATGTTTGGGAGAACCTATCTATCCCAGCAAGCAGGTCAGGAAGATTCTTCGAATCCTTCCCAAGTCATGGGCAAGCAAAGTAGATGCCATTACTAAAGCAAAAGACCTGAAGGTTCTGATGATGGATGCTCTGAAGGTTACTCATGAAATGAATAGAAACCAAGACACGTCAAAGAAGGAGGTAAAGAAAGACAAGTCTCTAGCTCTCAAGATCTCACCATGTGAAATTTCCAGTGAATAG